The Paraburkholderia dioscoreae DNA window AGCCGTACTGATCGGGCAGCAAACCCTCTTGCATGGGATCGGAGTAGCGCGCTAAAGCGCTAACTCCGATCGACGGAAAACCACTTCATGACGCTCGATATGACGCCCACCATCCTGATGGTGCCGGGCTTGCGCGACTTCGTCGCAGAGCATTGGCAAACGCTGTTGGAGCGGAGATTGCCTAACGCGATCTCGGTGCCACCGCTTGAGCACGACAAACTCAGTTGCGCGGCGCGCGTCGCGGCGCTCGATGCAGCCCTCGCGAAAATCGCTGGCCCGGTGATCCTGGTCGCGCATAGCGCGGGCGTGATGATCGTGGTGCATTGGGCCCAGCAGCACAGCCGCAGGATTCACGGTGCGCTGCTTGCCGCTCCGGCCGACCTCGAGACGCCGCTGCCCGCAGGCTATCCCGCCTTCGATGCGCTCGCTCAGAACGGTTGGCAGCCGATTCCACGAAAGCCGCTGCCGTTTCCGAGCATCGTCGGTGCAAGCCGCAACGATCCGCTCGCGCAGTTCGAGCGTGCCGAGGCGATGGCGAAAGATTGGGGCAGTCGGCTCGCCGACCTTGGCGAAGTCGGTCACCTGAATCCGGCTGCAGGGTTTGGCGAATGGCCGATGGCGGAGACACTGATCCATGAACTCGTCTGATCAGATACCGGTTGGCGCGGTCGGTGAACTCGTGCCAGGTCAGCGAAAACTGGCCTTCATCAGTGGCCGCGGTGTAGTCCTGTTTAACATCGACGGCACGATCCACGCGATCGACGACTCGTGTCCCCACCAGGGAGCCTCGGTCGCAAATGGCCATCTCGACGGATGTGTGCTGAGCTGCCCGGCGCATGGCCTGCGCTTCGACCTGCGCACCGGTTGCATGCCGGGACCAGGCGGGTTGAGCCTGGCGACTTTCCCGGTACGCGCTATCGACGGAAAGCTGTTCGTTAGCCTCGAAGATCCCGCTGCCGTTCCCGCGCAGGCAACGGCATGCAATGCAGCGCTGTGATCCGGGCCGCGCGCGAACATGGAGTCATTCCGGGGAACAAGGATCCGAGGTTCGCTGATGCAGCAACCGCTGGTTGCGTCGCTGCTCATGTTCTTTGACGACCGGGTTGCGAAGTGGTGGAAGCCGGACGCAGTGGTGTTCGTCGAATCGGTTCCGCTCGGCGCGATGGGCAAGGTGCTCAAAAATCAGTCACGGGATCAGTGCGGCGATTACTACCAGTCGGCCTGACACACCGACGAGGCAACAACACAGTTTCATTCTCGCAATAAGCCATAAATCAGCCGGGGCCACCCGGCGCGCCTCACACCTGGAGGAGACACAATGAAATTCAAGTCAGGCAGCCTGGCAGTGCTGATAGTTTTTTCTGCGACCGCCCATGCGCAGTCGTCGATTACGCTCTACGGCGTACTCGACAGTGGGCTCCTCTATCAAAGCACCTCGGCCGCGACGTTTCTGCCGAACGCGCCGAACCTGGGGCATGTTTATCAACTCAAGGACGGCGGCATCTATTCGAGCTACTGGGGGCTGAAGGGGAGCGAAGACATCGGCAGCGGATACAAGATCACGTTCAGGCTGCAAGGCACGTTCAACACCACGAACGGCAAGTTCGGGCTGTCCGACACGCCGGGCGCGACCGCACTCTTCAATCAGTATGCGACGCTTGGGGCAACCGGCCCGTTTGGCACCCTCGACGCCGGCCGGCAGATCGTCCCGATGATCTACGCGATGGCGGAGACTGACGTACGCGGTGCACAGTATTTCGGCAGCATTCTGACTGCGTGGTTGGGAATCAATCAGGCGGCCGGCTGGCCCGGCACCAGCACGAACGCTCCAATCGGCGCCCTGTATGACAGCAACGCGCTGGTCTACAGTTCGCCAAAATTCTATGGCACGACGCTCGCACTCGAGTACGCGCCGGGCGGAGTCGCGGGGCAGTTTCAGGGCGGCACGCGCGAGTCGGCTGTGCTCAAGTATTCGAACTACGGCCTGAACCTGTCTGCGGTGTACTACAACGGACATGACACCAATCCGTTCCCGCTGACCTATCCGGCGGCGCCGGTTGCGCCTGCGACAGGCCAGAGCAACAATCGCTTCTACTATTTCGGTGCGATGTATACGATTCGCGGATTTTCGGTATCTGCCTCGTACGCTATTGCCAGAAATCCGGCGAAGAGCAACAGCGTCGACTTCGAAATGGCGTCGGGCGGCCTCGGCTACCAGTTCAATCCGAGCTTCAGGATCACGTCAGGCTACTACTACCTGAAAGATCGAAATAATTCCGCGAATCACTCGAGCGAATTCGCAGTAGGTGCGGAGTACAACCTGTCCCTGAGAACCAGGGCGTACGCGCAGGTGGGGTATGTCAACAACAAGGGGACGATGAACCAGACGATCGTCTATGGAGCCCCAGTTGCGCCGGGCGTCTCCACCACTGCGGCTATGGTCGGCATTCGTCATAGCTTCTGATTCCGTCACTTTCACGAACCGGAGTAATCCATGAAAACGATTAACGCACTCGAGTTGGCAATCGCCGCATGGTTCGTTGTCGCGTCCACGACGGCGTGGTCCCAGACTGGTGACGCAGCCAGTGCACCCGCCGGTGCGCAGAGTGCGTCTGCAATGACCGCATCGGGCACTGTGGCGTCCAAGGGCAGGAAAGCGGACCGCGCCCTGCGCCGCAGAGTCTATGCCGCCATTGGGAAGAACAAGGGAATCAGCGCCGGAGACATCAGTATCACAGCGAAAGACGGTGCGGTGAAACTGAATGGCACGGTCACGGAAGCTGGCCAGATCGGCGAGGCCGAGGTGATCGCCAGAAGCGTTCCCGGAGTGACGTCGGTGACCAACAGGCTATCGGTGAAAAAACCGTTTGGCGGCACGTAAGCCGCCGTATTCGAGCATGGAACATCGAGCATGGCGAGGCCGAAGACCACTGGTCACGCCGACTGCTACCCATTAGTGGCGACGCGCGATTGGGCGGCCTTGCGCAGCCGCTGTCTCTTTCCGAGTCTGAAGCAGACACTCAAATGGCCTGGGTTGCATCTCGCCCGGCGTCTCTAACTGGGCCGACTTATGCCTGATGCGGTCGGCCTCGAACGACTCTGAGCGGTCCTTCAGACTCGCCGAAACGGATATTCGACGCGAGCCTATGTATGGCAGCGTTACCGCGTTAAACAATACAAAACATCGGGACAGTCTTCTTCGTTTCTATTTCCATCACTGTATGCGATGGCAACGAACCCATGCTGCTCATAAATCGCAGCGGCATCGTGGTTCATTTGGAACGTGTAGAGTTGGAGCTTCCCATCGGTCTGCCGGACACGTCGATCGCATATCGATCCACGACGAACACTCAATCCGCCCGCAGGCAGACAATTGCCTACGTCCATGCACGTCGTGGAAATAATGTCTCCGCTCGATCAGAGTCCCTGACCGTCTCTCAAGATAGCTTCTCCCGTGCGAGGATTCGTCAGCGTGACGTTCTCGAGCGCCTTGATTCGCCACTCGCCAGCCTGCCGTGTCAGCACCGCGAGGATCAGCGTGTCGACAGCGTGCGACCCCGCCGGATGGGCCGCGCCAACCGTGAGCCGGCTCCAGAAGTGCATGACCGTCGCATCGTCACCGATCGCGATCACGTCGATCAGTTCGTTCTCCAGCGTGGAATCGCTGTAGATGGTTGCGTGGATGGGTGCATGCAGCTTGATAATCGCCTCGACGCCGCGTACGTAGTGCCCGAACCGGTTTACGAATGTCGCATCTTCGTGGAACAGTGCTCCGAGGGACTCCATGTCGTGACTGTTCCAGGCGGTCTGAAACGCGTGGGGCGCGTCTTCCGGTTGTCTCATTTGAATCATTTGAATTCTCGCAAGTGTCTACATTGGGCCGCCCGACATCCGCATCGGGTACTCGCTGTGGGGCGCCCAAAGCGAATTCTGCCTCACACGGCATGTCGGTTCATGGCGGGGCGCTACCTGTCGGTAATCAGCAGCACGCGAGTCGCAGCACCGCGCGACATACAGCCCGGCAGATAATTGTAATTACCGCTCTGGCTTCAGCCCCTCATTCTCCAAACGCTATGGACGTAGCACCTTTAAAGGATGCCGTCAATGGACGTTAGTGTCCCGCATGCAACGCTGAAACGTTCTTATCTCACCGATTTCGTTTTGCCTGGCATTTCGATCACATAATCCGGCACACCTCCCCGACGCCGACATAAGTAGA harbors:
- a CDS encoding RBBP9/YdeN family alpha/beta hydrolase, producing the protein MTLDMTPTILMVPGLRDFVAEHWQTLLERRLPNAISVPPLEHDKLSCAARVAALDAALAKIAGPVILVAHSAGVMIVVHWAQQHSRRIHGALLAAPADLETPLPAGYPAFDALAQNGWQPIPRKPLPFPSIVGASRNDPLAQFERAEAMAKDWGSRLADLGEVGHLNPAAGFGEWPMAETLIHELV
- a CDS encoding Rieske (2Fe-2S) protein, with translation MNSSDQIPVGAVGELVPGQRKLAFISGRGVVLFNIDGTIHAIDDSCPHQGASVANGHLDGCVLSCPAHGLRFDLRTGCMPGPGGLSLATFPVRAIDGKLFVSLEDPAAVPAQATACNAAL
- a CDS encoding porin, with the translated sequence MKFKSGSLAVLIVFSATAHAQSSITLYGVLDSGLLYQSTSAATFLPNAPNLGHVYQLKDGGIYSSYWGLKGSEDIGSGYKITFRLQGTFNTTNGKFGLSDTPGATALFNQYATLGATGPFGTLDAGRQIVPMIYAMAETDVRGAQYFGSILTAWLGINQAAGWPGTSTNAPIGALYDSNALVYSSPKFYGTTLALEYAPGGVAGQFQGGTRESAVLKYSNYGLNLSAVYYNGHDTNPFPLTYPAAPVAPATGQSNNRFYYFGAMYTIRGFSVSASYAIARNPAKSNSVDFEMASGGLGYQFNPSFRITSGYYYLKDRNNSANHSSEFAVGAEYNLSLRTRAYAQVGYVNNKGTMNQTIVYGAPVAPGVSTTAAMVGIRHSF
- a CDS encoding BON domain-containing protein translates to MKTINALELAIAAWFVVASTTAWSQTGDAASAPAGAQSASAMTASGTVASKGRKADRALRRRVYAAIGKNKGISAGDISITAKDGAVKLNGTVTEAGQIGEAEVIARSVPGVTSVTNRLSVKKPFGGT
- a CDS encoding YybH family protein, coding for MIQMRQPEDAPHAFQTAWNSHDMESLGALFHEDATFVNRFGHYVRGVEAIIKLHAPIHATIYSDSTLENELIDVIAIGDDATVMHFWSRLTVGAAHPAGSHAVDTLILAVLTRQAGEWRIKALENVTLTNPRTGEAILRDGQGL